A stretch of DNA from Candidatus Cloacimonadota bacterium:
CAGCATTTTATACTGTCTATTTTTTCTTCACAAAGTAATTTGTGATTATCCTCATCTACAGAGCGGTCTCCCATATCATCGTAAGTAAAATCAGTTCCCATAAAATAATCATTTTTTGAAGAGCCGCTAATTCTTCTCACCTTTTTCAATGCTGGCAGATAAAGCCATCTGTCATCTTCTTTTAATGTATCTTCGTATTCATACTGCAGGAATCCTGTTCCTTTTACATCTGCTGGGGATTGGAAGAATATGATAGATTTGCTCTCCTTTCCATAATCTTTTGAAATTGATAAGAGGGTTCGCTCACGAGTTTTTCCTCTTTTGTTGATAAGAGTCATTTGCATTACACTTTTTCTGTCATTTCCATCTGGACGATTGTGCAGCATAATGGCAATGTCTCGTCCTGTTAATTCTTTGGATTGCGACCATCCTAAAACTGCTGTTAAAAACAGTAAAATGATCACTTTTATAGTTTTTTTTAATAACATCTTAAAACTCCTTTTTTTATAGAACATTGATGATACAGCTAACGCGGATTTACCCCGTTAGATATTCATGCTGATTTGTAGTTATCTTATCAAGTAATTTCTCATATCCGAATGAAGTTCAATATCAAATATGCTAAATTTATCTAACAGGGTGAACACGGATTTTTTATTTGATTTTTTTACCCGCTTAATCTGTGTTCTATTAATTTTCTATTTTTCTTTGAGCCACATGAAAGAAACAACGTTCAGCATTACACCGGATAATAAAACAAATGTCAGCAGGACAATCTGGCGATGGTCAACCAGGCTTTCACCAATATGTCCCATCAGATGCCAGATATTCATAAGTGTAAATAGTAGAGTAAGAACGAAATTGGTAATCTTATACCATTTTGCTTCAATGAATATCGTTACTGCAATAATAATCATCGGAATCAGCCATAACATAAGCATCAGCCACAACATTGGAGCCATCGGGTTTGCAGCTATCAGTTCTTCTGACATAGCAACACTCTTTGCCCAGAAAAGGGGCATTAGCGCTAAATTTCCATGGAAGATCATTCCAAAAAGGAATATTATCCATAGTACGGTTACTTTTAATCTGTTAGTCATTTCTTCCTCCATTTTTTAGATTATTTAGTTAATTACTTCATTTTGAGTCCGAGTTTTAACATAAACTCTTTATACATCAAAATAGCTATAATAAGTTGTGCAATTGCAAGGCATTCAAATATCAGAAGTATCGTAAATTTCTCCAAAGGAAA
This window harbors:
- a CDS encoding outer membrane lipoprotein-sorting protein, yielding MLLKKTIKVIILLFLTAVLGWSQSKELTGRDIAIMLHNRPDGNDRKSVMQMTLINKRGKTRERTLLSISKDYGKESKSIIFFQSPADVKGTGFLQYEYEDTLKEDDRWLYLPALKKVRRISGSSKNDYFMGTDFTYDDMGDRSVDEDNHKLLCEEKIDSIKCWVLESIPKDKDYMYSKKIAWIRQDALIPVKVEFYDRQTNLLKVLKITDIRKQNGFWTAFKMEMNNIQEKHKTILEIKEMHYDIGLKDNLFRVSSLERGRIKK